A part of Thermocrinis albus DSM 14484 genomic DNA contains:
- the dcd gene encoding dCTP deaminase, with protein MILSDATIKELIERGELKVDPYEEKNIQASSIDLRLGDQLVFYRAKVIDPKEPVTEIEIIHIPPEGVLIEPKTFLLATTMEYIKLPDYLTAFVEGRSSLGRLGLFIENAGWVDAGFEGQITLELYNASNCAIKLYPGMRICQIVLARLDRPAEKPYRGKYIGQKGVVPSRIHMDFV; from the coding sequence GTGATTCTCAGCGATGCTACCATAAAGGAGCTCATAGAAAGGGGAGAGCTTAAGGTAGATCCTTACGAAGAAAAGAACATACAGGCATCTTCCATAGACCTCCGTCTGGGAGACCAGCTGGTGTTTTACAGGGCAAAGGTGATAGATCCCAAGGAGCCTGTGACGGAGATAGAGATAATACATATCCCGCCGGAGGGAGTTCTGATAGAGCCTAAGACTTTCCTGCTGGCTACCACTATGGAGTATATAAAACTGCCAGACTATCTGACCGCCTTTGTGGAAGGAAGATCCTCCTTAGGGAGACTGGGTCTCTTCATAGAGAACGCAGGATGGGTGGATGCAGGTTTTGAAGGGCAGATAACCTTAGAACTTTATAACGCCAGTAACTGCGCCATAAAACTCTATCCGGGTATGAGAATATGTCAAATAGTACTAGCTCGCTTAGACAGACCTGCTGAGAAACCTTACAGAGGCAAGTACATAGGTCAGAAAGGAGTTGTACCATCCCGCATCCATATGGATTTTGTGTAG
- the aroD gene encoding type I 3-dehydroquinate dehydratase, which produces MLIAVPVTSLEPLKECKEKGADLIELRVDLMESPTVDRALTVLEEAHRLGLGTILTVRSAREGGRDLPNRLELFEKLSPFSDYTDIELTSLDILPQVRNTVLSAGKKLIISYHNFERTPAGWILKETIREARRWGAHIVKIAVKAESYTDVARLLCAGSQEEGEKILIAMGSYGKISRLAAFVFGSVITYAFLGKATAEGQLPLEEMVRLREIFYGRRS; this is translated from the coding sequence ATGCTCATAGCGGTGCCGGTTACATCTTTAGAACCTCTGAAAGAGTGTAAGGAGAAAGGTGCCGATCTGATAGAGCTCAGGGTGGACCTGATGGAGTCACCCACCGTGGACAGAGCCCTCACTGTTTTGGAAGAGGCTCACCGTCTTGGACTGGGGACCATACTGACGGTAAGGAGTGCCCGTGAAGGAGGAAGAGATCTACCCAACAGGCTGGAGCTTTTTGAGAAACTCTCACCTTTCAGCGATTACACAGACATAGAGTTGACATCTTTGGACATCCTTCCTCAGGTAAGGAACACGGTACTGTCAGCAGGTAAGAAACTCATTATCTCCTATCACAACTTTGAGAGAACTCCTGCAGGTTGGATTTTGAAGGAAACCATAAGGGAAGCAAGAAGATGGGGAGCTCACATTGTCAAGATAGCGGTAAAGGCAGAATCTTACACCGATGTGGCCAGACTACTTTGTGCCGGCAGTCAAGAGGAAGGTGAAAAGATCCTAATAGCTATGGGATCCTACGGTAAGATCTCCCGACTGGCGGCTTTCGTCTTTGGTAGTGTCATAACCTACGCCTTTCTCGGTAAGGCCACTGCCGAGGGACAGTTACCTCTCGAGGAGATGGTGCGCCTCAGAGAGATATTCTACGGAAGACGGTCATGA
- a CDS encoding argininosuccinate synthase — MPKRVILAYSGGLDTSVIVRWLTERGYEVITYTADVGQGEELSEIPQKAKDSGAVEAIVEDLKEEFARNYCLPTLRALALYEGKYPLTASLSRPLIASKLVEYAQKLSAHYVAHGSTGKGNDQVRFELSVWALAPHIEVLAPVREWEFKSREEEVEYALRHSIPVKVTKEKPYSIDKNLWGVSIECGPLEDPWQEPPEDAFELTVDPRKAPEEPQYIELEWEKGVPVAINGKRYSQLWELIADLNTIAGRHGVGRIDMVENRLVGIKSREVYEAPGATVLYEAYRDLLSLVLDRFTYHYFLQHVPHQYAKLVYEGLWFTPLREALDAFTENLAQWVNGKVRLKLFKGSVTVVGRWSPNSLYVEDLATYSEKDAFDHRAGAQFTKVFGLPLRVLGRVRR; from the coding sequence ATGCCAAAAAGGGTGATACTTGCTTACTCAGGTGGTTTGGACACGTCAGTCATAGTGCGCTGGCTCACCGAGAGAGGTTACGAGGTTATTACCTACACCGCTGACGTAGGCCAAGGTGAGGAGCTCTCCGAGATACCCCAAAAAGCTAAAGACTCGGGTGCTGTGGAGGCCATAGTGGAAGACCTAAAGGAAGAGTTCGCAAGGAACTACTGCCTGCCCACTTTGAGAGCTCTGGCCCTTTACGAAGGTAAGTATCCTCTGACCGCCAGCTTATCCAGGCCTCTCATAGCTAGCAAACTGGTAGAGTATGCCCAAAAGCTCTCCGCTCATTACGTGGCTCACGGTTCTACAGGGAAAGGTAACGATCAGGTAAGGTTCGAACTGTCTGTTTGGGCCCTGGCTCCCCACATAGAGGTCCTCGCTCCCGTCAGAGAGTGGGAGTTTAAGTCAAGAGAAGAGGAGGTGGAGTACGCGTTACGGCATAGCATACCTGTTAAGGTGACCAAAGAGAAACCTTACTCCATAGACAAGAACCTTTGGGGTGTGTCCATAGAGTGTGGTCCTCTGGAAGATCCTTGGCAGGAACCGCCGGAAGATGCCTTTGAACTAACGGTGGATCCTAGGAAGGCTCCCGAAGAACCTCAGTATATAGAACTGGAGTGGGAGAAAGGAGTGCCCGTTGCTATTAACGGGAAGCGATACTCCCAGTTATGGGAACTGATAGCGGACCTCAACACGATAGCCGGAAGGCACGGTGTGGGTAGGATAGACATGGTGGAGAACAGGCTGGTGGGTATAAAGAGTAGGGAGGTGTACGAAGCTCCCGGTGCCACGGTTCTGTACGAAGCTTACAGGGATCTTCTCTCCCTTGTGCTGGATCGTTTCACTTACCACTACTTTTTGCAACATGTCCCCCATCAGTACGCCAAGCTGGTATACGAAGGACTGTGGTTTACACCGCTCCGTGAAGCTCTTGATGCCTTCACCGAAAACTTGGCCCAATGGGTGAACGGAAAGGTAAGACTTAAACTCTTTAAGGGAAGCGTGACCGTAGTGGGAAGGTGGTCTCCCAACTCCCTATACGTAGAGGACTTGGCCACTTACTCTGAAAAGGATGCTTTTGATCACAGAGCGGGAGCTCAGTTTACCAAAGTATTCGGTCTTCCTCTGCGCGTCTTAGGAAGAGTGAGGAGATAA